A genomic region of Ictidomys tridecemlineatus isolate mIctTri1 chromosome 10, mIctTri1.hap1, whole genome shotgun sequence contains the following coding sequences:
- the Ntn3 gene encoding netrin-3: MPNWPWGLLLTAGTLWAALNPGPPAFVDPCHDEGGAPRGCVPGLVNAALGREVLASSTCGRPATRACDASDPRRAHPSALLTSAGGTASQLCWRSDLLHRVPLNVTLTVPLGKAFELVFVSLRFCSAPPASVALLKSQDHGRSWAPLGYFSSRCGLDYGRPPAPADGPAGPGPEALCFPAPQAQPDGGGLLAFSVQDGSPPGLDLDSSPVLQDWVTATDIRILLTRPANVGDTRDSEAMVPYSYSATELQVGGRCKCNGHASRCLLDNQGHLICDCRHGTEGPDCGRCKPFYCDRPWQRATAQEAHACLACSCNGHARRCRFNMELYRLSGRRSGGVCLNCRHNTAGRHCHYCREGFYRDPGRALSDRRACRACDCHPVGAAGKTCNQTTGQCPCKDGVTGLTCNRCAPGFQQSRSPVAPCVKTPIPGPTEESSPVESQDCESHCSPARGSYRISLKKFCRKDYAVQVAVGARGEARGAWTRFPVAVLAVFRSGEERARRGSSALWVPARDAACGCPRLLPGRRYLLLGSGSGAAAGSRGPGLSAARGSLVLPWRDAWTRRLRRLQRRERRGRCGAA; this comes from the exons ATGCCCAACTGGCCTTGGGGGCTGTTGCTGACCGCGGGCACGCTCTGGGCCGCGCTGAACCCCGGGCCACCGGCGTTCGTCGACCCCTGCCATGATGAGGGGGGCGCGCCCCGTGGCTGCGTGCCTGGCCTGGTGAATGCAGCCCTGGGCCGTGAGGTGCTTGCTTCCAGCACATGTGGGCGGCCTGCCACTCGGGCCTGTGACGCCTCGGACCCGCGGCGGGCACATCCCTCTGCCCTTCTGACCTCTGCAGGGGGCACAGCAAGCCAGCTATGCTGGCGCTCTGACTTACTGCATCGGGTACCCCTCAACGTGACCCTCACAGTACCCTTGGGCAAGGCTTTTGAACTGGTCTTCGTGAGCCTGCGCTTCTGCTCAGCCCCGCCTGCCTCAGTGGCTCTGCTAAAATCCCAGGACCATGGCCGAAGCTGGGCTCCGCTTGGCTACTTCTCCTCCCGCTGTGGTCTGGACTACGGCAGACCACCTGCTCCTGCTGATGGTCCTGCTGGCCCAGGGCCTGAGGCCCTCTGCTTCCCAGCACCTCAGGCCCAACCTGATGGTGGTGGCCTTCTGGCCTTCAGTGTGCAGGACGGCAGCCCACCAGGCCTGGATCTGGACAGCAGCCCAGTGCTCCAAGACTGGGTGACCGCCACAGATATCCGCATATTACTCACAAGGCCTGCCAATGTGGGAGACACTAGGGACTCAGAGGCCATGGTTCCTTACTcctactcagccactgagctccAAGTGGGTGGACGTTGCAAGTGCAATGGGCATGCCTCACGGTGCCTGCTGGACAACCAAGGCCACCTGATCTGCGACTGCCGGCATGGCACTGAGGGCCCTGACTGTGGCCGCTGCAAGCCCTTCTACTGCGACAGGCCATGGCAAAGGGCTACGGCCCAGGAAGCACATGCCTGCCTTG CTTGCTCCTGTAATGGCCATGCCCGCCGCTGTCGATTCAACATGGAGTTGTACCGACTATCTGGGCGCCGAAGTGGGGGCGTCTGCCTCAACTGCAGGCACAATACTGCGGGTCGCCACTGCCATTACTGCCGAGAGGGCTTCTACCGTGACCCAGGCCGTGCCCTGAGTGACCGTCGTGCTTGCAGAG CTTGTGATTGTCACCCTGTTGGTGCGGCTGGCAAAACCTGTAACCAAACCACAGGCCAATGTCCCTGCAAGGATGGTGTCACAGGCCTCACCTGCAACCGCTGCGCCCCAGGCTTCCAGCAGAGCCGCTCTCCTGTGGCACCCTGCGTTA AGACTCCTATCCCAGGACCCACTGAGGAGAGCAGCCCTGTGGAGTCACAGG ACTGTGAGTCACACTGCAGCCCTGCCCGTGGCAGTTACCGCATCAGCTTGAAGAAGTTCTGCCGGAAGGACTACG CCGTGCAGGTGGCGGTGGGCGCGCGCGGCGAGGCGCGAGGCGCATGGACACGCTTCCCGGTGGCTGTACTCGCCGTGTTCCGGAGCGGCGAGGAGCGCGCACGGCGCGGGAGCAGTGCGTTGTGGGTGCCCGCCCGCGACGCGGCCTGCGGCTGCCCGCGCCTATTACCCGGCCGCCGCTACCTGCTGCTGGGGAGCGGGTCGGGGGCCGCGGCGGGGAGCCGGGGACCTGGGCTCAGCGCCGCCCGCGGAAGTCTCGTGCTGCCCTGGAGGGACGCATGGACGCGGCGCCTGCGGAGGCTACAGCGGCGCGAGCGGCGGGGACGCTGCGGGGCAGCCTGA